The sequence CAGAGCCCCTTGCAAGCTCACGTTCGGGAAGAACTGATAGCGCTAATAAAACATTATCAACAAAAATATGGCTTGGACCCCACGAAGAAACTTCAACTGACTCTGCTGGCTCAGGAGAGTTTTTTATACCTGATCACTGATATTAAATACTTGCTGGAACAGATACATATAGAATTAAAAATAAAACTAGTGAACGAGGAAAAAGATGTATTTAGTCAATTATTTAGGACTATATCTAAGACAAACAATATTGATTACGACATGTTAATTTGGGGGAATTATGATTGGTTTCGACACCCCTGGACTGCTTTTTTGGTTTATCGTCCTAACAGTGTCTGGTCCACAATAGGCCAAGATGAGTTATTAGAAGGCTATATAGAAACCTTATTCAAAACGGCAATCGACGAAACTAGCTATATCCCCCTACTTAAAAAAATCATTCATCATGTTTACCACCAATCTTACATGCTATTTCTGCCTAGCCCGAATAAGGTACTAGCCCTTAATAAGGAGGTCTATTACCCTCCAAGAACATCAGCATTTATCCCGCTTTGGGAAATAGAAGTAAGCGACAATCATTGGTCCATCAGGCAGGGAGACTATCCTGAAAAACTCAAGACTCCGGTAGATACACTGAGCAGTAACCTTAATTCATTCAATATGAATCAAGGAGAAAATTAGCGATGTCTAAGCAAGTATCGACAGCGAGACAAGCTGATGTGGAGCTTATTGATAAGGGGTTATCGGCTAAAGGACTCTCTAAGCGTATCTTAATCCTCTTTGTCGTCACCACCAGCGTGTTGATTTTACAGGGGATATACAACATATTCAACATCAATGATGTGAATAGCTCCATCACTCGAGTTTATGGTTCAGTCAACCAGGTCAGTATGATCTCATCTAACATATCCCTGCCAATTTCTGAACTCAGACAACTCTCAATGAGTCTGGTCATGGCACCAAACCAAAAAATGAGGGACGAGCTAAAACTTAAGATTTTTGAACTTCAGAAAAGCACTCAGATAAGCATTGTAGATGACTCAAAAATACAACAATCTGAGCCTAAGGCTGAGCAGCTATTTAACCAGATAATTCAGGCTTGGGGGAACTATTCCAATACGGTCAACACCACCATAAAATTTGTTGAAGCTGAGATACGGATAGCTGAGTTTATCAATGTCACCATTTATGAGAAGAGTGCCTATAACAAGATCACCGAAGCGATTTTAAATTATAATAACCACCAACTCGCTATCAGCGAAGAGGTGTATCAAACAGCTCAAGACAACTCGATATTTGCGTTTTGGGCGGTGGTAGTCACGACCATCATCGAAGCCGTTATCTTAAAAATTATTCTCGCCTATGTCCTCAACCTAGTACGCCAATATGTAGCCTCTAAGAAGCAACACGAGGAGGAACTCATCACTATCAATCGTGAACTGGCACTCTCCTTAAGCGACCTCAAGCAAGTCCAAGTAAAGTTAATAGAGTCAGAAAAGATGGCCTTGCTCGGTCAGCTAGTTGCAGGAGTCTCACACGAACTCAATACACCTGTAGGGGTCGGTATAGTCGCAGCGACCAATATGAATACCTGCTCAAAAACTATCGAGCAATCCTTAGCAAAGGGCGAAGTCACCGAAGAGGAGCTTGATGGCTTCATTAAACTCACCCAAGAGAGTGCCGTCATTATAGAGAAAAACCTCAGAAGAGCGGGTGAGCTGATTAAAAGTTTCAAAGATGTCGCCGTCGAACAACATTCAGAAGAGTTCAGAGAATTTAGCTTAAGTGAGGCATTGGAAGATATCTTGTTATCGATGAAGCCTAAGCTAAGAGAAGGCGGGCATAGTATAGACGTGACTTGCCCAAGCGAGCTGATGATAGAAACCAATTTAGGCGCCATCTATCACGTACTGACGAATCTCATCATTAATGCCATAACTCATGGCTTTGAACAGGGCCAAAGCGGACAGTTAACACTCGTAGTTAAACAGGTAGATCAAGATAATATCCATATTAATTTCTCAGATAACGGCAAAGGGATGAGTGAAGAAGTCAGACAGAAAATATTTACCCCTTTCTATACGACAAACCGAAAGGGAGGCGGTACCGGATTGGGGCTATCTATCGCCTACAATGCTATAGCAAAAATTGGTGGGCATATACGTTGTGAGTCGGCCTTAGGCCAAGGAGCACATTTCTTTATTGAGCTAAAATGCCGCGTAGTCTCCTCCGTTTTCCATTCAGACACTCAAGACTAACCCAGCAAGCCCAGAGTCTACACAAGCAGATCCTTATTTAATACACCTAAGTGATAATGAATACTATTTACCAACTGGTTGTTTTGTTGATTCATTTGGCTAAAAAACACCATACCTGTTCCCGCGATTAATTAAGGGATCATTCATGTAAGTGGCTATTTATTAAACTGGGAGTTAGATCACATCGAAAAAGATGATCTTGCTCTACAAACAGATCCAATACCTCTTCTTAGGTATACCCACATTTTTTATGGGGTCTAAACTCGATGAATACTTTGACAGTTAGCGCTCCTAAACCTACTCCCCCGGTGCTATCTGCCTCCCTCTGATTAAAGGTAAACAAGCAGATGAGTCAGGAATACCATGTTACTAGTCTAGTCGTGCACGCTTCACCTAAGGCCATTTCGCAGGTTGAATCCCAAATCAATGCACTCACTGGCACGGACATCCATGCAGTTACCGATCAAGGCAAGCTGGTGATCACCTTAGAGGGTGAAACCCAGAAATCGATTCTCGATAACGTCGAAGCGATTAATGCCTTGGAAGGGGTGCTTAATAGCAGCCTTATTTACCATCAAGTCGATAGTCTCAACAACATAAATCAAGAGAAGTCTATCTAAATCAACCTGTCGCTAAACTAGATAGCAACTACACAATTCAAATAATAATTAAATCGAATTAAAGATTTATTACCAAATTAAACAATAGAAAAAGAGTGAGGAACACCATGAGCATTAGCCGTCGCGAGTTTCTGAAAGCCAACGCCGCCGTTGCCGCCGCAACAGCTGTTGGTGTCACTCTGCCAGTGAAGATAGTCGAAGCCGCTGAGCAGAAGGACGATATCAAGTGGGATAAAGCACCATGCCGTTTTTGTGGTGTAGGTTGTAGCGTTTTAGTTGGTACTAACAATGGCAAGGTTGTAGCCACACAAGGTGATCCAGAAAGCCCAGTCAATAAGGGCCTAAACTGTATCAAAGGTTACTTCCTATCGAAGATCATGTATGGCAAGGATCGTCTAACCACGCCGCAGCTGCGTATGACAGATGGTAAATATGACAAAGAAGGTGAGTTTACTCCTGTAAGCTGGGATACCGCCTTAGATACCATGGCTGAAAAGTGGAAGCACACGTTAAAGACCAAAGGCCCTACAGCTGTAGGCATGTTTGGCTCTGGTCAGTGGACGATATGGGAAGGTTACGCCGCCTCTAAGCTACACAAAGCAGGTTTCCTCACCAACAACATAGATCCTAACGCCCGTCACTGTATGGCATCGGCCGTAGGCGGCTTTATGCGCACGTTCGGTATCGATGAACCGATGGGTTGTTATGATGATTTAGAAGCTGCTGACCACTTTGTACTCTGGGGCGCGAACATGGCTGAGATGCACCCAATCCTATGGGCTCGCCTATCAGATCGCCGTCTAAGCAGTCCAACAAGCCGCGTGCATGTACTGTCTACTTTCCAGAATCGTAGCTTCGACTTAGCCGATAATGCCATGGTGTTCCGTCCACAATCGGATCTGGTTATCCTGAATTACATCGCTAACTACATCATCCAAAACGATGCAGTGAATAAAGAATTCGTTAGTAAACACACTAAGTTTGTTCTTGGTACCACTGATATTGGTTATGGTCTTCGCCCTGAGCATCCACTCGAGCAAAAAGCTAAGAATCCAGGTAAAGGCTCATCGACACCAATTAGCTTCGATGAATATGCAAAATTTGTCAGCACTTATACCTTAGAGTACACCGCTAAGATGAGCGGTGTTGAGCCTGAAAAACTCGAAGAGATGGCCAAAGCTTACGCCAACCCTTCTATCAAGGTCATGAGCCTATGGACCATGGGAATTAACCAGCACACACGTGGGGTGTGGGCAAACAACATGCTCTACAACATACACCTATTGACCGGTAAGATCGCAACACCGGGTAACAGTCCGTTTTCGCTGACGGGTCAACCATCGGCTTGCGGTACCGCCCGGGAAGTGGGCACCTTCTCTCACCGTCTTCCTGCGGATATGGTTGTTAATAATCCTAAGCACAGAGCCATCACAGAAAAACTCTGGCAGATCCCACAAGGCACCATTCCACCTAAGCCGGGATATCATGCCGTACTTCAGAGCCGTATGCTCAAAGATGGCAAGCTAAACTGTTACTGGACCATGTGTACAAATAACGTACAGGCTGGTGCCAACATCAATGAAGAGATCTTGCCTGGGTTCCGTAACCCGGAAAACTTCATCGTCGTTTCAGATCCATACCCAACCGTCTCGGCCATGGCCGCCGACCTTATTTTACCTACTGCTATGTGGGTAGAAAAAGAGGGTGCCTATGGCAACGCCGAACGCCGTACTCATATGTGGCATCAGCAAGTTAAGCCACCCAAGGGCACTAAGTCTGATCTTTGGCAACTCGTAGAGTTCTCTAAGCGCTTCAAAGTCTCTGAGGTTTGGCCAAGTGAACTTATCGCTAAGCAGCCAGATTTAGCCGATAAGACACTCTATGACGTACTGTTTGCTAACGGTGA is a genomic window of Shewanella psychrophila containing:
- a CDS encoding ATP-binding protein — encoded protein: MSKQVSTARQADVELIDKGLSAKGLSKRILILFVVTTSVLILQGIYNIFNINDVNSSITRVYGSVNQVSMISSNISLPISELRQLSMSLVMAPNQKMRDELKLKIFELQKSTQISIVDDSKIQQSEPKAEQLFNQIIQAWGNYSNTVNTTIKFVEAEIRIAEFINVTIYEKSAYNKITEAILNYNNHQLAISEEVYQTAQDNSIFAFWAVVVTTIIEAVILKIILAYVLNLVRQYVASKKQHEEELITINRELALSLSDLKQVQVKLIESEKMALLGQLVAGVSHELNTPVGVGIVAATNMNTCSKTIEQSLAKGEVTEEELDGFIKLTQESAVIIEKNLRRAGELIKSFKDVAVEQHSEEFREFSLSEALEDILLSMKPKLREGGHSIDVTCPSELMIETNLGAIYHVLTNLIINAITHGFEQGQSGQLTLVVKQVDQDNIHINFSDNGKGMSEEVRQKIFTPFYTTNRKGGGTGLGLSIAYNAIAKIGGHIRCESALGQGAHFFIELKCRVVSSVFHSDTQD
- a CDS encoding chaperone NapD, with the translated sequence MSQEYHVTSLVVHASPKAISQVESQINALTGTDIHAVTDQGKLVITLEGETQKSILDNVEAINALEGVLNSSLIYHQVDSLNNINQEKSI
- the napA gene encoding nitrate reductase catalytic subunit NapA; translated protein: MSISRREFLKANAAVAAATAVGVTLPVKIVEAAEQKDDIKWDKAPCRFCGVGCSVLVGTNNGKVVATQGDPESPVNKGLNCIKGYFLSKIMYGKDRLTTPQLRMTDGKYDKEGEFTPVSWDTALDTMAEKWKHTLKTKGPTAVGMFGSGQWTIWEGYAASKLHKAGFLTNNIDPNARHCMASAVGGFMRTFGIDEPMGCYDDLEAADHFVLWGANMAEMHPILWARLSDRRLSSPTSRVHVLSTFQNRSFDLADNAMVFRPQSDLVILNYIANYIIQNDAVNKEFVSKHTKFVLGTTDIGYGLRPEHPLEQKAKNPGKGSSTPISFDEYAKFVSTYTLEYTAKMSGVEPEKLEEMAKAYANPSIKVMSLWTMGINQHTRGVWANNMLYNIHLLTGKIATPGNSPFSLTGQPSACGTAREVGTFSHRLPADMVVNNPKHRAITEKLWQIPQGTIPPKPGYHAVLQSRMLKDGKLNCYWTMCTNNVQAGANINEEILPGFRNPENFIVVSDPYPTVSAMAADLILPTAMWVEKEGAYGNAERRTHMWHQQVKPPKGTKSDLWQLVEFSKRFKVSEVWPSELIAKQPDLADKTLYDVLFANGEVNKFPTSDCKAELNDESEAFGFYLQKGLFEEYAQFGRGHAHDLADFDTYHETRGLRWPVINGKETLRRFVEGSDPYVKAGEGFNFYGKPDGKAVIFALPYEPAAEEPNEEYDLWLSTGRVLEHWHTGSMTARVPELYRAYPDAQIFLHPQDAKARGVKRGDEVVVASPRGEIKTRVETKGRNKPPRGVAFMPFFDARQLVNKLLLDATDPLSKETDFKKCPVKVMKV